One genomic segment of Novisyntrophococcus fermenticellae includes these proteins:
- a CDS encoding DUF6731 family protein, which translates to MAKRIDFYTISLHNGEQAVNYPIRDFLETIGNRMGDATVVREIGEKWIRAFPYSYSSSRQQFVIPFGKLKDKNKPYWLNDENHLEEIPASLYDINSLGFDQEYNVMVFTTNREGPSVRDVEDYLNTFIPSHTGLFVRIDPIRYNTGIEKVRNAELVKKVTLYLDLGRSLNDFYLNELEYNTPRPLAEAFRAFTEAAKDTGDSKVLSLTLGLGKNGKREDTLNLESLLYLLEHINIGAEFVKEIEVNYKEGREDKIDKAKLKESNLLLSYPCSGVGSQVSPEDLLNNINNAVADKVMIITRHNREYFANMQQYNANGFNIVETWNSIE; encoded by the coding sequence ATGGCTAAAAGGATTGATTTTTATACCATATCATTACACAATGGAGAGCAGGCAGTGAATTATCCAATAAGAGACTTTTTGGAGACTATCGGCAATCGAATGGGTGATGCAACTGTGGTTAGGGAAATTGGTGAGAAGTGGATTAGGGCATTTCCTTATTCGTATTCAAGTAGTCGGCAGCAATTCGTTATTCCATTCGGGAAGCTAAAAGATAAGAATAAGCCATATTGGTTAAATGATGAAAATCATTTAGAAGAAATTCCTGCAAGTTTGTATGACATTAATTCGTTGGGATTTGATCAAGAGTATAACGTAATGGTATTTACTACGAATAGGGAGGGTCCATCAGTCCGAGACGTAGAAGATTATTTAAATACGTTTATACCTAGCCATACGGGGCTATTTGTAAGGATTGATCCCATCAGGTATAATACTGGGATTGAAAAGGTAAGAAATGCAGAATTGGTAAAAAAGGTTACATTATATCTCGATTTAGGGCGCTCTTTAAATGATTTTTATTTAAATGAGTTAGAATACAACACGCCCCGCCCCTTGGCTGAAGCATTTAGAGCTTTTACAGAGGCAGCAAAAGATACTGGAGACAGTAAGGTGTTGTCATTAACATTGGGGTTAGGAAAAAATGGAAAAAGGGAAGACACTTTGAATTTGGAGAGTCTATTATATTTGCTTGAGCATATTAATATTGGAGCTGAGTTTGTAAAGGAAATAGAGGTAAATTATAAGGAAGGGCGAGAGGATAAGATTGATAAAGCTAAGTTAAAAGAATCCAACCTGCTATTATCCTATCCGTGTAGCGGCGTAGGATCTCAGGTTTCGCCGGAGGATTTGCTAAACAATATAAATAATGCTGTTGCGGATAAGGTAATGATAATAACAAGGCATAATAGAGAATATTTTGCAAACATGCAACAATATAATGCTAATGGGTTTAATATCGTTGAAACTTGGAATAGTATTGAGTAA
- a CDS encoding sigma-70 RNA polymerase sigma factor region 4 domain-containing protein translates to MDKKRLMQYKAFMREQPKLEKEIDRLYDRLNEVPVVSGKVTKSGDDFPYIEEHLTVQMTEPKAAEEIKKQIRIKGKRLDMVEQERTEIEKFIAGIPDSLDRQIFELSFLDGKKQCEVANEIGMERSSISKRINSFLQLSHNSQK, encoded by the coding sequence GTGGATAAAAAACGACTGATGCAGTATAAGGCGTTTATGAGAGAGCAGCCCAAGCTGGAAAAAGAGATTGATCGGCTATATGACCGCCTGAATGAAGTGCCTGTCGTGTCAGGCAAGGTGACAAAGTCCGGTGATGACTTTCCGTACATAGAGGAACACCTGACGGTGCAAATGACTGAACCAAAAGCAGCAGAGGAGATTAAGAAGCAGATCCGGATCAAGGGAAAACGGCTGGATATGGTGGAGCAGGAACGTACAGAGATAGAAAAGTTCATTGCGGGAATACCGGACAGTCTAGACAGGCAGATATTTGAACTTAGCTTCCTGGATGGAAAAAAGCAGTGTGAGGTGGCAAACGAGATCGGAATGGAACGGAGTAGCATATCCAAAAGAATCAACTCTTTTCTGCAACTTTCACACAATTCACAAAAATAG
- a CDS encoding DNA adenine methylase — MKCVLKYPGAKNRLAPWICEYIPEHKVYLEPYFGSGAVFFNKVPARIETLNDLDENVVNYFQVVREKSDKLAEQLEMTPYSRDEYYRACEFNSKDSDIEKARKFAVRCWQGFGCSNLYRNGFRSSQQSKSPHTTKEWGGIPERIRLASERLKNAQIENLPATEVIKRYDTSDVFMYVDPPYLHGTRKNYLYKHEMKDDAHVELLELLVSHPGKVLLSGYDNEMYNDMLQGWNRVQKKTQAEAGIPRVETLWMNYEIGQSELPLGAKY, encoded by the coding sequence GTGAAATGCGTGTTGAAATACCCGGGAGCCAAAAACAGGTTAGCCCCTTGGATTTGCGAATACATACCTGAGCACAAAGTATATCTGGAGCCATACTTTGGGAGCGGAGCAGTATTCTTCAATAAGGTTCCGGCCAGAATCGAAACATTGAATGATTTGGATGAAAATGTAGTAAATTATTTTCAGGTCGTTAGGGAGAAATCCGATAAGCTGGCAGAGCAGTTAGAAATGACACCATATAGCCGTGATGAATACTATAGGGCCTGTGAGTTTAATTCTAAAGATTCGGATATCGAAAAAGCACGGAAATTTGCCGTCAGGTGTTGGCAAGGGTTTGGATGCAGTAACTTATACCGCAATGGATTTAGAAGTAGTCAACAGTCAAAAAGCCCACATACAACGAAAGAATGGGGTGGGATTCCCGAAAGGATTAGGCTTGCAAGTGAAAGGTTAAAAAATGCACAGATTGAGAATCTCCCAGCCACAGAGGTGATTAAGCGTTATGATACATCAGATGTCTTTATGTATGTTGACCCGCCATATTTGCATGGAACCAGAAAAAACTATTTATACAAGCACGAAATGAAAGATGATGCGCATGTTGAACTGTTAGAATTGCTTGTGAGCCACCCGGGAAAGGTTTTGTTATCAGGATACGATAACGAGATGTATAACGATATGCTGCAAGGGTGGAATAGGGTGCAAAAGAAGACGCAGGCAGAGGCCGGTATCCCCAGAGTGGAAACATTGTGGATGAATTATGAAATAGGTCAGTCAGAGCTCCCCCTTGGGGCCAAATATTAG
- a CDS encoding DEAD/DEAH box helicase codes for MKILISNEISIQEPTQVLLNWIRANLILPNPEYSKKLRMGLWTGNTPAQISLYRVDGNTIYIPCGVGKQIRKYLPAGAEINQDLADNGILAFDGEIPLYDYQDDAVDSMQAAGCGILQSPCGSGKTQMGIALAARLQRKTLWVTHTQDLLTQSYDRAAQYFDRKTLGKITAGKVQIGSHITFATVQTLSKLDLSQYKYTWDTVIVDECHRLAGSPTSVTMFYQVMNCLAARYKYGLSATVHRSDGLIRSTFSIIGGVQYQVPEEAVKDKTMQVTILRRNTGVKISRECQDTDGTLVYSKLLPYLSENSDRCRLIVSDLVKNKDHSSLILSDRLGHLRHLMDMLPPELRFKAVMIDGKMTSKRGRAARVQAIEDMRTGRKRFLFASYSLAKEGLDIPRLDRLYLTTPKKDYAVVTQSIGRIARTFAGKENAVCYDYVDELGFCENQWRKRKTSYRKAGCRIEET; via the coding sequence ATGAAGATATTGATTAGTAATGAAATCAGCATTCAGGAGCCTACCCAGGTGTTGCTGAACTGGATCCGGGCGAATTTAATTCTCCCAAATCCGGAATATAGCAAAAAGCTGCGCATGGGGTTATGGACGGGAAACACCCCAGCACAGATAAGCCTGTACCGGGTAGACGGAAATACAATTTACATTCCCTGCGGGGTGGGAAAACAGATTCGGAAATACCTGCCAGCTGGCGCAGAAATCAATCAGGACTTGGCCGACAACGGAATCCTTGCCTTTGATGGCGAAATCCCGTTATATGACTATCAGGATGATGCAGTTGATAGTATGCAGGCTGCAGGATGCGGCATACTTCAAAGCCCCTGTGGCAGCGGCAAGACACAGATGGGTATCGCCTTGGCAGCAAGGCTGCAGCGCAAAACGCTTTGGGTAACGCATACGCAGGACTTGCTTACCCAGTCCTATGACCGGGCAGCACAGTACTTTGACCGGAAAACACTGGGAAAGATTACAGCCGGAAAAGTGCAGATTGGCAGTCATATCACATTTGCTACCGTGCAGACGCTTAGTAAGCTGGATCTGAGCCAGTACAAATACACCTGGGATACGGTCATTGTAGACGAATGTCACAGACTAGCAGGAAGCCCGACAAGTGTAACAATGTTTTATCAGGTAATGAATTGTCTGGCCGCAAGATATAAATATGGTCTGAGTGCTACGGTACATCGCTCTGATGGCTTGATTAGGAGCACCTTCTCGATTATAGGCGGCGTACAGTACCAGGTGCCGGAAGAGGCGGTAAAGGATAAGACGATGCAGGTGACAATCCTGCGTAGAAATACCGGAGTAAAGATCAGCCGAGAATGCCAGGATACGGACGGGACGCTCGTATATAGCAAGCTGCTTCCATACTTGTCCGAGAACTCGGACAGATGTCGGCTGATTGTGAGTGATCTTGTAAAAAATAAGGACCACTCAAGCCTGATTTTGTCCGACCGATTGGGGCACTTACGGCATCTGATGGATATGCTGCCGCCGGAATTAAGATTCAAGGCTGTCATGATTGATGGAAAAATGACATCGAAGCGGGGACGGGCGGCACGGGTCCAGGCGATTGAAGATATGCGGACAGGTCGTAAACGGTTTTTATTTGCTTCCTACAGCCTGGCGAAAGAGGGACTGGACATTCCCCGGCTTGACCGACTGTATCTTACCACTCCGAAAAAGGATTATGCGGTGGTAACTCAGAGCATCGGTCGGATTGCCCGGACGTTCGCCGGAAAAGAAAATGCAGTCTGCTACGACTATGTAGATGAGCTAGGGTTTTGTGAAAACCAGTGGCGGAAACGCAAGACCAGCTACCGAAAGGCGGGATGCAGAATTGAAGAAACATGA
- a CDS encoding PDDEXK family nuclease: protein MSNKSMGTAFEKEFAKLLSDFGFWVHRMQDNANGQPFDLIAAGNGRTYVFDCKNCEGNNFLFRRMEENQRNAMDLWLQCGNQNAMFAVRYPDIGVYVFEYRDLNSYEQDGMKGIKQEMAHIYGYTFEEFTRMFA from the coding sequence ATGAGCAATAAAAGTATGGGAACGGCATTTGAAAAAGAATTTGCAAAATTGTTATCCGACTTCGGGTTCTGGGTGCACCGGATGCAGGATAATGCAAATGGTCAGCCTTTTGATTTGATTGCGGCCGGGAATGGAAGGACTTACGTCTTTGACTGCAAAAACTGTGAAGGAAACAATTTTCTATTTCGCAGGATGGAAGAAAATCAAAGGAATGCTATGGACCTTTGGTTACAGTGTGGAAATCAGAATGCAATGTTTGCAGTCAGATATCCAGATATCGGAGTTTATGTTTTTGAATACAGAGACCTTAACAGCTATGAACAGGATGGCATGAAAGGGATTAAGCAGGAAATGGCTCATATTTATGGATATACCTTTGAAGAATTTACGAGGATGTTCGCATGA
- a CDS encoding DUF927 domain-containing protein, whose amino-acid sequence MEKSEDELLDGMTQIAPDQQFPDEIFYKIFEIDGSVERQQYIEALKAKARQMKRIQEFNSILKAFFTDYSQKMKETGNTTNFTGQPLSLECGPWRANDIGVTMQKFDTHGMPVCVSACTHPILPVEIYKNVDTGKERVKLDYFKYGQWQSVTVNRKVCADNKAIVEVLSDIGVEVTSENAKSLVRYISDCIGMNPATLEPKKSINRLGWSGKEFMPYANDIVYDGEQDFDVIYKNVKEGGSFESWKNHCGELRKNKIVRLAFAASFASCLIEPVNALPFVFHIWSGESGTGKTVAIMAAMSLWGNPKMGGLVKTMNTTKVGIMRTSAFLYSIPYAGDELQTMKDKWLTNFDQLIYQITEGIDRGRGRASGGVEETKTWHNSYLFTGEEPITKSNSRAGSKNRVIEIEVEDKIIEDGNHTVSVLTENYGHAGKMLIEHLQNTETKALREEYKRYFDAMCELDTTEKQAMAMACILLADKVLTEIIFEDETALSIEDVKMYLRSAKEVDVAERSYQSVLNWIAKNPIRFQDPSGMDSSNKGEVWGRIDADENHPEKSPIAVINKDVLCDFLEKDGFDYAAVSKKWAAKGRLVKNSQGKFVHQTRVFGIKASYIKIVMDTEMDPDGFVSLDEIENGCSELPFD is encoded by the coding sequence TTGGAGAAATCGGAAGACGAATTGCTGGATGGCATGACCCAGATTGCACCGGATCAGCAGTTTCCGGATGAAATCTTTTATAAGATTTTCGAAATAGATGGAAGCGTGGAACGGCAGCAATACATAGAGGCGCTAAAAGCAAAAGCCCGGCAAATGAAGCGGATACAGGAATTCAATTCCATCTTGAAAGCCTTTTTCACCGACTATTCACAAAAAATGAAAGAGACAGGAAACACCACAAATTTTACCGGACAGCCGCTGTCTCTTGAGTGCGGACCGTGGAGAGCAAATGACATAGGCGTAACGATGCAGAAATTTGACACACATGGTATGCCGGTATGCGTAAGTGCTTGTACTCATCCGATATTACCTGTAGAAATATACAAAAATGTGGATACGGGAAAAGAACGCGTAAAGCTGGATTATTTTAAATACGGACAGTGGCAGAGCGTAACAGTGAATCGTAAGGTTTGTGCTGATAATAAGGCTATAGTAGAGGTTTTAAGCGATATAGGTGTAGAAGTTACCAGCGAGAACGCAAAATCCCTTGTGCGGTATATATCGGACTGCATCGGTATGAATCCTGCTACATTAGAGCCGAAGAAATCAATTAACCGACTGGGGTGGTCCGGAAAGGAATTTATGCCCTATGCCAATGACATTGTCTATGATGGCGAACAGGATTTTGATGTTATTTATAAAAATGTAAAGGAAGGTGGAAGCTTTGAGAGCTGGAAAAACCATTGTGGCGAGCTTCGGAAAAATAAAATAGTCCGTCTTGCATTTGCCGCAAGTTTTGCATCCTGTCTAATTGAGCCGGTCAATGCCCTTCCCTTTGTTTTTCACATCTGGTCGGGCGAGTCCGGAACCGGAAAAACGGTAGCGATCATGGCAGCTATGTCACTATGGGGCAATCCCAAGATGGGCGGGCTGGTAAAGACCATGAATACGACAAAAGTCGGTATTATGCGTACTTCCGCTTTTCTGTACTCGATTCCTTATGCCGGTGACGAGCTGCAGACTATGAAAGATAAGTGGCTGACGAACTTCGACCAGTTAATCTATCAAATTACAGAGGGAATTGACCGTGGGCGTGGCCGAGCATCCGGAGGCGTGGAGGAAACAAAGACCTGGCATAACAGTTATCTATTTACCGGAGAAGAACCAATTACGAAATCGAATAGTCGTGCAGGCTCTAAGAACAGGGTAATCGAAATCGAGGTGGAAGATAAGATTATCGAGGATGGAAACCACACGGTAAGTGTTTTGACGGAAAATTATGGACACGCTGGAAAGATGCTGATTGAGCATCTTCAGAACACAGAGACAAAGGCATTGCGCGAAGAATACAAAAGGTATTTTGACGCAATGTGTGAGCTTGATACGACTGAGAAACAGGCGATGGCGATGGCGTGCATTTTACTGGCAGACAAAGTTTTGACAGAGATTATATTCGAAGACGAAACAGCCCTCAGCATTGAGGACGTTAAGATGTATCTTCGAAGCGCAAAAGAAGTAGACGTCGCAGAACGATCCTATCAATCGGTGCTAAACTGGATTGCAAAAAATCCGATTCGATTTCAGGATCCGAGTGGAATGGACAGCAGCAATAAAGGTGAGGTCTGGGGCAGGATTGATGCCGATGAAAACCATCCGGAAAAATCACCTATAGCCGTAATCAATAAAGATGTTCTTTGCGATTTTTTGGAAAAAGATGGATTCGATTATGCAGCTGTAAGTAAAAAGTGGGCGGCAAAGGGCAGATTGGTAAAAAACTCGCAGGGAAAGTTTGTGCATCAAACAAGAGTGTTCGGAATTAAGGCAAGTTATATCAAAATAGTTATGGACACAGAAATGGACCCTGATGGATTTGTAAGTTTGGATGAAATTGAGAACGGTTGTTCTGAACTACCGTTCGATTAA
- a CDS encoding CHC2 zinc finger domain-containing protein: protein MKSFPLCKEDYTQVKQMLSMRQVAGFYGFKEDRQHLCTCPFHKDKHPSMRIYPDNKGFYCFACQKGGDIVTFVAALYNTDNEHACRKLIEDFSLPITTEPTTYRERREWEKRRSRQKKISQFQRDSMKILRKYWILLCEATRDTQDMHFVEAMQNLSIVEYRIECLIECPEEYYEDRKAVKKIGEIGRRIAGWHDPDCTGSAVSG, encoded by the coding sequence ATGAAGAGCTTCCCTTTATGTAAAGAGGATTACACACAGGTAAAGCAGATGTTGTCCATGCGGCAGGTAGCGGGCTTTTATGGATTTAAAGAGGACAGGCAGCACCTGTGCACCTGTCCTTTCCACAAAGATAAACATCCGAGCATGCGGATTTACCCAGATAACAAAGGATTTTACTGCTTTGCCTGCCAAAAAGGTGGAGATATCGTCACCTTTGTTGCAGCGCTTTACAACACAGATAACGAGCATGCTTGCCGAAAACTAATCGAAGATTTTTCTTTGCCGATTACCACAGAACCGACAACTTACCGGGAGCGGCGAGAGTGGGAAAAGCGAAGGAGCAGGCAAAAAAAAATAAGCCAGTTCCAGCGGGATAGTATGAAAATCCTGCGTAAATACTGGATTTTGCTGTGTGAAGCGACCAGAGATACGCAGGATATGCATTTCGTGGAGGCAATGCAGAATTTATCTATTGTAGAATACCGGATAGAGTGCTTGATAGAGTGCCCGGAAGAATACTACGAGGACAGAAAGGCGGTGAAAAAGATTGGAGAAATCGGAAGACGAATTGCTGGATGGCATGACCCAGATTGCACCGGATCAGCAGTTTCCGGATGA
- a CDS encoding AAA family ATPase, producing MAIPVLIIGKSGSGKSASMKHCINKDFNLIRVLNKPLPFKGKINGWITDDYQVVYKALKSAPAKSIVIDDAGYLITNYFMKNHSTKGKGNDVFGLYNTLGDNFWNLIQFIINDMPPDRIIYIIMHEDADDYGNVKAKTIGKLLDEKICLEGMFTIVLRSVNNLTEHKFITQSDGGAISKSPEDMFEDIEIPNDLLYVDNKIREYYEIENSKNKEEKEQ from the coding sequence ATGGCTATACCAGTATTAATCATCGGAAAATCTGGAAGTGGGAAATCTGCCAGTATGAAGCACTGTATAAATAAAGATTTCAATCTGATACGTGTACTAAATAAGCCATTGCCATTTAAAGGTAAAATAAACGGCTGGATAACGGACGATTATCAAGTCGTGTATAAAGCCCTAAAATCTGCCCCGGCAAAATCCATAGTAATTGATGACGCAGGGTATCTGATTACAAATTATTTCATGAAAAATCACAGCACAAAAGGCAAGGGAAATGATGTATTTGGACTGTACAACACCCTGGGGGATAATTTCTGGAATTTAATCCAGTTTATCATAAACGATATGCCACCAGACAGAATCATCTATATAATCATGCACGAAGATGCAGACGATTACGGGAATGTAAAAGCCAAAACCATAGGGAAATTACTGGACGAAAAAATTTGCCTGGAAGGGATGTTTACGATTGTGCTTCGAAGCGTAAACAACCTGACGGAGCATAAATTCATTACTCAATCTGACGGTGGAGCTATAAGCAAGTCGCCAGAGGATATGTTCGAGGATATAGAGATACCTAATGATCTGCTATATGTAGACAACAAAATCAGAGAATATTACGAGATTGAGAATTCTAAAAACAAGGAGGAAAAAGAGCAATGA
- a CDS encoding siphovirus Gp157 family protein — protein MSTIYELTDQYEEILNMFYDGETDEDLIFDTLESIEGEIEDKADNYAKLIKQLTADAEMLKAEEVRLNTRRKSLENRAARLKSNLQANLEFIGKTKFKTLLFSFCVATNGGKQPLAITENLGEIPGKFLIPQDPIVDKDAIRELLEEKEVDWAHLEPRGKSLRIR, from the coding sequence ATGAGTACTATTTATGAATTAACAGACCAATACGAAGAGATTTTAAACATGTTCTATGACGGCGAAACCGATGAGGATTTGATCTTTGATACTCTGGAATCCATTGAGGGCGAAATTGAGGATAAGGCTGACAATTACGCAAAGCTGATCAAGCAGCTGACCGCTGATGCAGAGATGTTAAAGGCCGAAGAAGTGAGACTTAATACCCGAAGAAAATCGCTTGAGAATCGGGCGGCGAGATTAAAGAGTAACCTGCAGGCAAACCTTGAATTTATTGGCAAGACAAAATTTAAGACATTGCTGTTTAGCTTTTGTGTTGCGACCAACGGAGGAAAGCAACCCCTTGCGATTACAGAGAATTTAGGGGAAATTCCCGGCAAGTTCCTGATTCCGCAGGATCCAATTGTGGACAAGGACGCCATTCGGGAATTGTTGGAGGAAAAGGAAGTAGATTGGGCACACCTGGAACCCCGGGGCAAGTCGCTTCGAATCCGGTAA
- a CDS encoding helix-turn-helix domain-containing protein, with amino-acid sequence MYEKFVELLERFNKTTYQVSKDTKIGQNVFSNWKNGRSTPKVDKLQKIAAYFGVSIEYFLE; translated from the coding sequence ATGTACGAAAAATTTGTTGAATTATTGGAGAGATTCAACAAGACAACCTATCAAGTCTCAAAAGATACAAAAATAGGACAAAACGTTTTTTCAAATTGGAAAAACGGTCGCAGCACTCCAAAGGTAGATAAGTTGCAAAAAATAGCTGCTTACTTCGGCGTGTCAATCGAATATTTCTTAGAATAA
- a CDS encoding helix-turn-helix domain-containing protein — protein MYEIFEQLLQKHGVSAYRVAKDAGVTQTALSNWKSGRNTPSMITLQKIADYFGVTVDYLMTGKEPERKEPALTSKDERDIAKMLQNTLEELENDQAALAFSGEPLDEETRELLKISLENSLRIAKINAKKKFTPKKYRK, from the coding sequence ATGTACGAAATATTTGAGCAACTTTTACAAAAACACGGAGTTAGTGCTTATCGTGTTGCGAAGGATGCTGGAGTTACACAAACAGCATTAAGTAACTGGAAAAGTGGGAGAAATACTCCTTCAATGATAACTTTGCAGAAAATAGCTGACTACTTTGGGGTTACTGTTGACTATTTAATGACTGGAAAAGAACCTGAAAGAAAAGAGCCGGCACTCACATCGAAGGATGAGCGGGATATTGCAAAAATGCTGCAAAACACGCTCGAAGAACTAGAGAATGACCAGGCTGCTCTTGCCTTCAGCGGTGAGCCATTAGATGAAGAAACTCGTGAATTACTTAAAATCAGTCTCGAGAACAGTTTGAGAATTGCTAAGATTAATGCAAAGAAAAAATTCACACCTAAAAAATACCGTAAGTGA
- a CDS encoding ImmA/IrrE family metallo-endopeptidase, translated as MTIGEDVSYLQKKYHTTNPFDMAVAMGTIVLFEDLGTINGYYNKFLRIKQIHINYNLDSHWKRFTCAHELGHSIYHPNANTPFLRKHTMLSVDRLEVEANTFAMHFLIPEDELIECNCDTVGQIARYFGYAEELIKLRLK; from the coding sequence TTGACTATTGGGGAAGATGTCAGTTATCTGCAAAAGAAATATCATACAACCAATCCTTTTGATATGGCAGTAGCTATGGGAACAATTGTATTATTTGAAGATTTGGGAACCATTAACGGATATTACAATAAGTTTCTGCGAATTAAGCAGATTCACATAAATTACAATCTTGATTCCCACTGGAAAAGATTTACCTGCGCACATGAATTAGGGCACAGCATTTATCATCCAAACGCAAATACGCCCTTCCTGCGGAAACACACCATGTTGTCCGTAGACCGCTTAGAAGTTGAAGCCAATACCTTTGCAATGCATTTTTTGATACCAGAGGATGAACTGATTGAATGCAATTGCGATACGGTTGGGCAGATAGCACGGTATTTTGGGTATGCAGAAGAACTTATTAAATTGAGATTAAAGTAA
- a CDS encoding GIY-YIG nuclease family protein, producing MSFFDIFRISTIKKENENLKNQVDDLSNKLNELGALDYYKIKEKTESMNAEFEKKIAAMETEINTKISAGDEKIKIQLEQGNKEIASNNEIISKQRDELEELADKTQKLAKQLSTQNKKLARSKELYQSIEYAMNNFFISDVEYTNCKLSKGDYAELDLVSPSVILKLHCMDVKDLRKAYRDNEKNINQILEQYSSRYTTKANKSIYSLMVIALRAELQNVLFNLKYEKIDISIEEIKTISAKYLSIAGQGNQSIAGTLTKFIGEIEYLFINAVKIEYNYYIKKEKARQEQLAIREQMRQEAEERKALEIEKKKIEKEETKYQAEISKLQEALSSNTNSDDVKKLEARILELQNQLSDVILKKEEISNLQNGKAGNVYIISNLGSFGEDVFKIGMTRRLDPQDRVNELGSASVPFKFDVHSFIFSEDAVGLESKLHELLNNKRLNKVNLRKEFFRTSVDELEQIVTEIEPTAEFNRTMIAEEFNQSLAVNEVYSNEYSFENEDDEDE from the coding sequence ATGAGTTTTTTTGATATATTCCGTATTTCTACAATAAAGAAGGAAAATGAAAATTTAAAGAATCAAGTTGACGACCTTTCAAATAAATTAAATGAATTAGGGGCACTTGATTATTATAAAATTAAAGAAAAAACTGAATCCATGAACGCTGAATTTGAAAAGAAGATTGCAGCAATGGAGACGGAAATCAACACTAAAATAAGTGCCGGCGACGAAAAGATTAAAATTCAGCTTGAACAAGGAAATAAAGAGATTGCATCCAACAATGAAATCATATCAAAGCAACGAGACGAATTGGAAGAACTTGCAGATAAAACTCAGAAGCTTGCAAAACAGTTATCCACTCAAAACAAAAAACTTGCTCGTTCCAAAGAGCTTTATCAAAGCATTGAGTACGCCATGAACAACTTCTTTATCTCTGATGTTGAATACACAAATTGTAAGCTCTCAAAGGGCGATTATGCTGAACTCGACCTTGTATCCCCGTCAGTAATACTAAAATTACACTGTATGGATGTAAAGGATCTGAGAAAGGCCTATAGAGACAATGAAAAAAATATTAATCAAATTTTAGAACAATACTCCTCACGGTACACAACAAAGGCTAATAAATCCATATACAGCCTAATGGTTATTGCCTTGAGAGCAGAACTTCAGAATGTGCTTTTTAACCTAAAATATGAAAAGATTGATATTTCTATTGAAGAAATCAAAACAATTTCAGCAAAATATTTAAGCATTGCCGGACAAGGCAACCAGAGCATAGCCGGAACACTTACTAAATTTATTGGCGAGATTGAATACTTATTTATTAATGCCGTGAAAATTGAGTATAACTATTATATAAAGAAAGAAAAAGCTCGACAAGAGCAGCTTGCCATTCGAGAACAAATGCGACAAGAGGCAGAGGAGCGTAAGGCTTTGGAGATAGAAAAAAAGAAAATTGAGAAGGAAGAAACTAAATATCAGGCAGAAATATCAAAATTGCAAGAGGCTCTTAGCAGCAACACCAATAGCGACGATGTTAAAAAGTTAGAGGCACGTATATTGGAACTCCAAAATCAGCTGTCTGATGTTATACTGAAGAAGGAAGAAATTTCAAATCTTCAGAATGGAAAAGCAGGGAATGTATATATTATTAGTAATTTAGGTTCGTTTGGGGAAGATGTATTTAAAATTGGAATGACAAGACGGCTTGACCCACAAGATCGGGTAAACGAACTAGGTAGTGCCAGCGTACCGTTTAAGTTTGATGTACATAGCTTTATTTTTTCTGAAGACGCTGTTGGTCTAGAAAGCAAGTTACATGAGCTATTGAATAATAAGCGATTAAACAAAGTTAATCTTAGAAAAGAATTTTTCAGAACGTCTGTTGATGAGCTTGAGCAAATAGTAACAGAAATTGAGCCTACAGCCGAATTTAATAGAACGATGATTGCAGAAGAATTCAATCAGTCGCTTGCGGTGAATGAGGTTTATTCTAACGAATATTCTTTTGAGAATGAAGATGATGAAGATGAATAA